Proteins from one Impatiens glandulifera chromosome 2, dImpGla2.1, whole genome shotgun sequence genomic window:
- the LOC124926321 gene encoding U4/U6.U5 tri-snRNP-associated protein 2-like produces MTREDEDTEHEERVKRQRVFEQSSTLSSLPPQLESGNSLLPLASYDDEEDEDDRGIDGIGKDSDRNIDQNGKNNTTSYDDYDEEDTLSEAQGQRKSNRVIELRKDCPYLDTVNRQVLDFDFERFCSVSLSNLNVYACLVCGKYYQGRGQKSHAYTHSLEEDHHVYINLRTEKVYCLPDGYEINDPSLEDIRHVLNPRFAREQVAEIDRNKQWSRALDGSDYLPGMVGLNNIKETDFVNVTIQSLMRVTPLRNFFLIPENYENCKSPLVLRYGELTRKIWHARNFKGQVSPHEFLQAVMKSSKKRFRIGVQSDPVEFISWLLNTLHEDLKHSKKGRSIIHQCFQGELEVVKEIHGKRFSEKKEGGEELNNGNVDRKEIDGVVTETSRMPFLMLGLDLPPPPLFKDVMEKNIIPQVPLFNILKKFDGEYVTEVVRPHIARMRYRVTKLPRYMIIHMRRFTKNNFFVEKNPTLVNFPVKNLELKDYIPLPTPKEKEKICTKYDLIANIVHDGKPGEGSYRVFVQRKSEELWYEIQDLHVSETLPQMVALSETYMQIYEQQQH; encoded by the exons ATGACAAGAGAAGACGAGGATACAGAGCATGAGGAACGAGTAAAGAGGCAGAGAGTCTTTGAACAATCTTCTACGTTGTCTTCTTTGCCGCCGCAACTTGAATCTGGAAATTCACTTCTTCCACTTGCATCTTATGATGACGAAGAAGATGAGGATGACAGAGGAATTGATGGTATAGGCAAAGACAGTGACAGGAACATAGACCAAAATGGGAAAAATAACACAACTTCTTATGATGATTATGATGAAGAAGATACCTTGAGTGAGGCACAAGGTCAGAGGAAGAGCAATAGGGTAATTGAACTAAGGAAGGACTGTCCTTACCTTGATACAGTGAATCGGCAG GTACTTGACTTTGATTTTGAGAGATTTTGTTCAGTCTCTTTGTCAAACTTGAATGTGTATGCATGTTTGGTCTGTGGGAAATATTATCAAGGAAGAGGGCAAAAGTCTCATGCCTACACACACAGCCTTGAAGAAGATCACCATGTTTACATCAATCTTCGGACAGAGAAAGTTTATTGCCTTCCTGATGGATATGAAATTAACGATCCATCACTGGAGGACATTCGGCATGTTTTAAATCCAAG GTTCGCGAGAGAACAAGTTGCAGAGATTGATAGGAATAAGCAATGGTCTAGGGCCCTTGATGGCTCTGATTACCTTCCTGGAATG GTTGGCTTGAATAACATTAAGGAGACAGATTTTGTCAATGTCACAATTCAATCTCTGATGAGAGTAACCCCACTTAGAAATTTCTTTCTCATCCCTGAGAACTATGAAAACTGCAAATCTCCCCTTGTTCTTCGCTATGGAGAGCTGACAAGAAAGATTTGGCATGCTAGGAACTTCAAAGGGCAG GTTAGCCCTCATGAGTTTCTTCAGGCTGTTATGAAGTCAAGTAAGAAGCGATTTCGAATAGGTGTGCAGTCAGATCCAGTTGAATTTATCTCTTGGCTTCTTAATACCCTTCACGAAGATCTTAAACACTCAAAGAAAGGTCGCAGTATTATTCACCAATGTTTTCAG GGAGAACTGGAGGTTGTGAAAGAGATACATGGAAAACGATTCTCAGAAAAGAAAGAAGGCGGGGAAGAACTGAACAATGGCAATGTAGATCGAAAAGAAATCgatggtgttgtcacagaaacaAGCAGGATGCCATTCTTGATGCTTGGACTTGATTTACCTCCACCGCCTTTGTTTAAAGATGTTATGGAGAAAAATATTATCCCACAG GTTCCCTTGTTCAACATATTGAAGAAGTTTGACGGTGAATATGTGACTGAGGTCGTGCGTCCTCATATTGCAAGGATGAGATACAGGGTCACTAAACTGCCTCGTTATATGATTATCCACATGCGAAGATTCACAAAGAACAATTTCTTTGTAGAAAAAAACCCAACCCTTG TCAACTTTCCTGTGAAGAATTTGGAGCTGAAGGATTATATTCCATTACCTACCCCTAAAGAGAAGGAAAAGATATGCACAAAGTATGATTTGATTGCGAATATTGTTCATGATGGTAAACCAGGCGAAGGTTCTTACAGAGTTTTTGTTCAGCGGAAGTCTGAAGAACTATG GTATGAGATACAAGATTTGCATGTATCTGAAACTCTTCCTCAGATGGTTGCTTTGTCAGAAACTTACATGCAGATATACGAGCAGCAGCAACATTAA
- the LOC124925960 gene encoding protein POLLEN DEFECTIVE IN GUIDANCE 1 → MAPGIRGRKLSFEILSTNTSGLDEETIFHRSNSDPSIQVNVDSLASESKPTQRKRKNKYSRNKKKKNFFDSAISEDSIDQTSLDLSHSVQQKLAALENGNCTGLEESWRNCRVSTVVCDQICIPEENGSSSSLHSLGEVSGHQNLQNSDGYMVAELRQRNVSAIWNGEVLGTQDDDQNVPLSQESGTGAEEDQDNLLSSKLQSEHNGPTRKLDTSESLDWKKLLEQDANYSPLVEKSPLKYFMEEMSGGNSLRSTTTSGNDKERERVYDTMFRLPWRCELLIDFGFLVCLDSFLSLLTIMPIRMLVSFWRFFKLRKFERPSVAELSDFGCFIALVCGVGLLQQTDISLIYHMIRGQGTVKLYVVYNILEIFDKLCQSFGGEVLQTLFNSAEGLANCPSENMGYWTWRFILDETLTLLSSIVHSFILLAQAITLSTCIVAHNNALLALLVSNNFAEIKSNVFKRFSKDNIQSMVYYDSVERFHILAFLLFVLAQNILEAEGPWFETFVSNALTVYFCEVIIDIIKHSFIAKFNDIKPITYSEFLEDLCKQTLNIPAENEKRSLTFIPLAPACVVIRVVSPVYAAHLPYGPFAWRVFWMLILSGMTFVMLVTLKIMIGMGLERHARWYIKRCQKRKLHSD, encoded by the exons CgaggaacaagaagaagaagaatttctTTGATTCTGCGATTTCAGAGGATTCAATAGACCAAACTAGCTTAGATTTGAGTCACTCTGTTCAACAGAAACTCGCTGCCTTGGAGAACGGCAACTGTACAGGACTGGAAGAGAGTTGGAGAAATTGCAGGGTCTCCACAGTTGTCTGCGATCAAATTTGTATACCAGAGGAGAACGGTTCTTCTTCATCACTGCATTCACTTGGAGAAGTATCAGGGCATCAGAATTTGCAAAATTCTGATGGCTACATGGTTGCGGAGCTGAGGCAGAGGAATGTGTCTGCAATTTGGAACGGCGAGGTTTTAGGAACACAGGATGATGATCAGAATGTGCCTCTGTCACAAGAGAGCGGCACTGGTGCTGAGGAAGACCAAGACAATCTTTTATCAAGTAAACTTCAATCTGAACACAATGGTCCAACTAGGAAGTTAGATACTTCAGAATCACTTGATTGGAAGAAACTGCTGGAACAAGATGCAAACT ATTCACCATTAGTGGAGAAATCACCACTGAAGTACTTCATGGAAGAAATGTCTGGTGGAAATTCATTAAGGAGCACAACAACTTCTGGCAATGATAAAGAACGAGAAAGAGTATATGATACAATGTTTCGGTTGCCATGGCGATGTGAACTG CTTATAGATTTTGGCTTCCTTGTCTGCTTGGATTCTTTTTTGTCTTTGTTGACAATCATGCCTATAAGGATGCTTGTGAGCTTCTggagattttttaaattaag GAAGTTCGAGAGGCCTTCTGTGGCAGAGCTATCAGATTTTGGTTGTTTTATTGCACTTGTTTGTGGAGTTGGTCTTTTACAGCAGACAG ATATCAGCCTGATATATCACATGATCCGTGGTCAAGGAACAGTCAAACTTTATGTTGTTTACAATATTTTAGAG atttttgataaattatgtCAAAGTTTTGGGGGAGAGGTTCTGCAAACATTGTTTAATTCTGCGGAAGGACTGGCAAACTGCCCTTCAGAAAACATGGGCTACTGGACATGGAGATTCATCCTCGATGAGACACTAACTTTGCTCTCTTCTA TTgttcattcttttattttattagctCAGGCCATTACATTGTCAACCTGTATTGTAGCTCACAATAATGCCTTGCTAGCTTTGCTGGTGTCCAACAATTTTGCTGAGATAAAAAGTAATGTGTTTAAACGTTTTAGCAAGGATAATATTCAGAGCATGGTCTATTATG ATTCAGTGGAGAGGTTCCACATTTTGGCATTTTTGTTATTTGTGTTGGCTCAGAATATCCTGGAAGCTGAGGGCCCCTGGTTTGAAACTTTCGTTTCT AATGCTCTAACGGTTTATTTCTGTGAGGtgattattgatataataaaacATTCTTTTATTGCTAAATTCAATGATATCAAGCCCATTACATATTCGGAGTTTCTTGAAGATCTATGTAAACAG ACTCTAAACATTCCAGCGGAAAATGAGAAGAGAAGTCTCACCTTTATACCACTGGCACCCGCTTGCGTG GTGATCAGAGTGGTAAGTCCTGTATATGCTGCTCACCTTCCTTATGGTCCGTTTGCATGGAGGGTATTTTGGATGTTGATTTTATCTGGCATGACTTTTGTGATGCTTGTGACACTTAAAATAATGATTGGCATGGGCCTTGAGAGACATGCCAGATGGTACATAAAGAGGTGCCAGAAGAGAAAACTTCACTCAGACTGA
- the LOC124926604 gene encoding protein PLANT CADMIUM RESISTANCE 2-like: MYSSTSNNSTEYQRFSGSPAPPSPLPSEPPQPQGKSVSFTAEASPNGNAEDPEQDNKSVDVTSELWPSGSGEGSAEPPIRRLIKTRDPWSTGLFDCFDDVSNCCITCWCPCITFGQVAEIIDKGSTSCGTSGAVYTVIGCVTGCWCLYSCFYRAKMRQQYMLKESPCCDCCVHCFCEHCALCQEYRELQNRGFDLPLGWQDNVDRDEGLAMTANNTSTGSNSNSKPPLPLPPPPQVESEMTR; the protein is encoded by the exons atgtATTCCTCCACATCTAATAACTCAACCGAATACCAGAGATTCTCAGGCTCGCCGGCTCCGCCATCGCCGCTTCCTTCTGAGCCGCCGCAACCGCAAGGTAAGTCCGTTAGCTTCACTGCAGAGGCATCGCCAAACGGTAACGCGGAAGATCCGGAGCAAGATAATAAGTCCGTGGACGTGACTTCAGAACTGTGGCCGAGCGGTAGCGGGGAAGGTTCGGCAGAGCCGCCGATTCGGAGGCTGATAAAGACTCGTGACCCTTGGTCAACTGGGCTGTTTGATTGTTTCGATGACGTCTccaatt GTTGCATAACGTGCTGGTGTCCCTGTATAACATTCGGACAGGTGGCTGAGATAATTGACAAAGGATCTACTT CTTGTGGTACGAGTGGAGCGGTATATACGGTGATAGGATGCGTAACAGGTTGTTGGTGCTTGTACTCGTGCTTCTACAGGGCGAAGATGAGACAGCAGTACATGCTAAAGGAAAGCCCCTGCTGCGATTGCTGCGTCCACTGCTTCTGTGAACATTGCGCCCTCTGCCAGGAGTATCGCGAGCTTCAAAACAGGGGATTCGACCTGCCCCTAGGATGGCAGGACAATGTCGACAGAGACGAGGGACTGGCCATGACCGCCAACAACACTAGTACTGgatccaattccaattccaaaccccctcttcctcttcctcctcctcctcaagTTGAATCTGAGATGACccgctag